A DNA window from Rhinolophus ferrumequinum isolate MPI-CBG mRhiFer1 unplaced genomic scaffold, mRhiFer1_v1.p scaffold_109_arrow_ctg1, whole genome shotgun sequence contains the following coding sequences:
- the LOC117019925 gene encoding fibrous sheath-interacting protein 2-like gives MELYLSACSKAASVAATKTATSSLEADSQKCGDGAHKTHFPGVGASQLLDLPLGVKLPMIPGSNTLYYTTKLSEQLFRPSYSFNLTDPYCRLMENEYKSLHDPHLRAYYKRKDILRRLKKGGYITSDNKVVCNLRELNKYRQYLTSLKLDFERNYIKEQKMLAKQVNRLQEDSQIPGHSDVTQFQNWLLQEDTQSVKDQERLIRHRYLDMISRELEQRERTAEEQHLLQMDREERRQREDIRRKLCLRRKIEEEWKTKEMLLLTKIGEDVKREARIEEQRRRSREESDRKKQALLEKKMAYHLQKMQENGFKREEMGKNTFDYRGQGGTHCESKNTKI, from the exons ATGGAGCTGTACCTCAGCGCCTGCTCCAAGGCTGCTAGCGTCGCCGCCACCAAGACAGCCACCAGCAGCCTGGAAGCGGACAGCCAGAAGTGCGGAGAT GGTGCTCACAAAACCCACTTTCCTGGGGTCGGAGCGTCTCAACTACTGGATCTGCCTCTTGGGGTCAAGCTGCCTATGATCCCAGGAAGCAATACTTTATACTACACTACGAAGTTAAGTGAACAG CTTTTTCGACCTTCTTATAGTTTTAACCTGACTGATCCTTATTGCCGACTCATGGAAAACGAATATAAAAGTCTCCATGATCCACATTTAAGAGCATACTATAAGCGCAAAGATATCCTGAGGAGATTAAAGAAAGGTGGCTACATCACCAGCGATAATAAA gttGTATGTAACTTGCGGGAATTGAATAAGTACAGACAATATCTTACCAGTTTAAAATTAGACTTTGAAAGAAACTATATAAAAGAACAA aaaatgcttgCAAAACAAGTAAATAGACTACAAGAAGACAGTCAAATACCTGGACATTCTGATGTCACACAGTTCCAAAACTGGTTATTACAGGAGGACACCCAATCTGTTAAGGACCAGGAACGATTAATAAGGCACAG atatttggaTATGATAAGTAGGGAATTAGAACAACGTGAGCGCACAGCCGAGGAGCAGCACCTATTGCAGATGGATAGAGAAGAAAGACGACAGCGGGAAGACATAAGAAGAAAACTTTGTCTCCGTAGAAAAATTGAAGAG GAATGGAAGACAAAAGAGATGTTACTTCTGACAAAGATTGGAGAAGACGTTAAAAGGGAAGCTAGGATAGAGGAACAACGGCGTAGAAGCAGAGAAGAGAGTGACAGGAAG aAACAAGCccttctagagaaaaaaatggcttATCATTTacaaaaaatgcaagaaaatggctttaaaagagaagagatgggaaaaaatacatttgattataGAGGACAAGGTGGAACACATTGTGAAAGTAAGAACACTAAAATCTGA